Sequence from the Paeniglutamicibacter cryotolerans genome:
CGTCGCGATGGACGCCGAGCGCCGCGGCCGCGACGACGGGCCAGTTCGGTTGGATGAGTTCAGCGCGCCCGATGCTGACTCCATCGGCCTGATGCGTGACGAGGATCTGTTCGGCCTGGGCCGGTTCGGTGATCGCGCCCACCGCCGTCACGAACGATCCCGTCCCCTCCAGCGCGGTGCGCACGGCGGTGGCCAGCGGGACCTGGAATCCCGGTCCCGAGGGGCCGTGGTAGGCGCCGATCCCGGCGCTGGAGAGGTCGAAGGCGCTCACGCCCAAGTCGCGTATCTCGGTGGCGAAGCGGACGGTGTCCTCGATCCGCCAGCCCCCGTCGACCCAATCATCGCCGGAGAACCTGATGCCCAGCGGCTTGTGCGCGGGCCAGGCCTCGCGCACCGCGGCCACGACCTCGCGGGCGTAGCGGGTGCGGTTCTCGTAGCTGCCCCCATAGGCGTCATCGCGCTTGTTGGTCAGCGGGGAAAGGAACTGGTGGATGAGGTAGCCGTGGGCTGCGTGGATCTGGATGATGTCGAACCCGGCGGCCTCGGCGCGCTTGGCAGCGTCGACCCAGTCCCTGACCGATGCATGGATCTCGCCCACGCTCATCGCCCGCGGAGTGTCCAGCCCGAAGATCGTGGTTTCCGAGGGTCCGAGCGTTTCCCAGCCGCCATGCTCCGCAGTGATGGAACCGCGGTGTCCGGAGCTCGCCTGCTCGGGCAGCCAGGCATAGGTGGAGGCCTTGCCCCCGGCATGGGCCAGCTGGATTCCCGCGGCCGCGCCCTGGCTATGCAGGAAATCGACGATGCCGACCCAGGCGCCCGCCTGCGCGTCGTTCCAGATGCCGGTGTCTTGGTCCGAGATCCGCCCCTCGGGGCTCACTGCCGTGGCCTCGGTGAAGACCAGTCCGAACCCGCCGCCGGCGCGGGCGCCCAGGTGGGCCAAGTGCCAGGCATGGGGGACTCCGTCCTTGGCGTTGACCGAATACTGGCACATGGGGGCCAGCACCGTGCGGTTGCGCAGGTGCAGCCCGGGTCCCTGGGGTGCCCAGAGGGAGACCGGTTCGAAGAGTTTGCTCATGCCAGATGCCAACCGCCCGGTGGCGGCAGCTATTCCCCCAGAGGAGTCTTTCTTGTATGACGGAGTGCTTTCACGTTCCGGGCCGGAACAATTTAGGCTTTAGACCGGGTGGAGAACTGCACGACGGCGCCGAAAAGGATTGAACAGCAATGATGCACGAGGAATCGACGATGCCGGCAACCGCCGAACAGCAGCCGCGGCCGATCGTGATGGTCGGCAATGCGGCGAGCGGGAAATCTGCGGTCGGCCGGGCGACGGCCGGCGAACTGAAATGGCCGTTCGTCGATAGCGACCAGGTGATCGTGGCCCGGTACGGGGGAATCACCGACATTTTCGCCACCGGGGGAGAAGCGCAGTTCCGCCGCTACGAGGCCGAGGTGATCCGCGAGATCATCGCCGAGCGAGTCGGGCCCTACGTGCTCTCAGTCGGTGGTGGCGCCACCATGGATCCGGGGACCCGCGAACTGCTCGCGGGCCTGACGGTCATCTGGCTCGACGTCGACCTGGCCACCGTCCTGCCCCGGCTCACGGGCCGCACCGACCGCCCGATCATGAATGGCAATGTCGCCGAAACCTGGACGGCCCGCGATCAGGAGCGCCGCCCGGTCTTCGAGCAGCTGGCGGATATCCGCATCGATGCCCGAGGTGCGACTGCGGCCCGGGCCGTAGCCCGCGAGATAGCCCGCAGGATTCCGACCCGGACCGCCTGATGCCCCGACCTGCCCGGCGGCCTCCGGGGCTGCCTGCTGGGTCTGGCCCAAAGTGGCCAGCAGCTCGGCCAGCTGGGCCGGGGTGAACGGCACGTCCGGGAAGTCCGGCAGGCAGCCGATCGGGAAGGAGGCCATCATCGCGCCCAGTGGGTTCTCCGACTCGGAGTCGGTACCCTCCGGTGCCGCGGTCGCCTTCATTGCCGGCGGCAACCCGGGCTGGAACCCCTATGCCCGGGGCAACACCGCCCCCATGGTTTATGGCTACCCTCGCTCCGCCCCCGATGCAGGACGGATACGCGAGCGTGGCAGCGCTGCGGCCCGCCGCCTTGGCCGCGAAGTAGGTCCGGTGTCTACTCTGCGTGGCCGGTATGGCCATGCAGGCGTTCGCTGATCCGGAGCAGGGTTCCGTCGGGATCGGGCACCAGCACGGTGCGCCCGTGGGCCTCGTCGACCAGCGTGGCGTCAATCCCGCGCGAATGAAGGATGTCCAGCAGCTTCTGTGCCGCCCCGGCATATTCGAAGGACAAGGCAGCACCCGGTTCGCTGCCGGCATGGGCCGCGACCAGCCCTCCGTTCTTGGCACGGAACTGCTCCCACGTGCCGGCGTCCGAGGTGGTGTCGGGGCGGGCGCCGATATTGCGCAGGGTTGCCGAGGCCCCCGACACATCCGGCGTGTTCCAGAGCGCCAGCACGATCAGGCCCGGTTCAGTGCCTGCCGAGGGATCTCCCGGTGTTACCGGCTCGGCGAGGAACGAGAGCCCGTCGGGGCCCGTAATCCGCCCGGCACGGGAACTGCCGTCCCCGGTGATCGTCACCGGGGTTCCATCGGAGCGGGTCCAGTCGGCGAACTTGTCCAGGTCGCGGATTTCGAAGCCCAGCTCGGTCCAGGGCATTCCGGAGTCCAGGAGCCGGATCTTGCCGCCGGCCGCGGCGAATTCGCCATGGCCCCCGCTGGCCGGGAGTTCGATCAGGCCCAAAGTCGTCAGTAGCCGGGCCCATTCTTCGACATGGGGCGTGTGGTGGATCGGGCGGACGCGCAGCATTACTTCTCCTCCAGCTGGTTCTGCAATGCGGATTCCACGAAGGCGGACAGGCTGGAACCCTCGTCGATGGCCGCGTGTTTGATCCGGCGTACCAGGTCGGCGGGCAGATAGATGTTGAATTGGACCTTCGCCCGTGGATCGTCCGGTTCCTTCATCATGGCTAGAATGCTAGCAAGTTTGCCTTCGTGGCGGAAAAGGGAACGGGTTTTGCCCGGGGATTGGCCGCGGGGCGGGAAGCCCGGTTCAAGGGGAACCAGGGCCCCCCGCAGCAAGGACATCCAAGAGCGAACAGTCCGAGGTACTGCTTCCCGATGCGGCGGCATGGCGCGACTGGCTCGTCGAAAACCATGATTCATCCCCCGGGCATCCGGCTGGTGCTGCATAAGAAGGGCAGGAACGTCATGAGGCTGACCGCCGCCCAGGCGTGGGACGAGGCACGGTGTTTCGGCTGGATCGACGGCCAGCGCGGAGCCCGCGACGGGGAAGCCTTCAAGCGCCGCTACACCCCGCGCGGTGCCAAGAGCGCCTGGTCGGTGCGCAACGTCGAATACTTCGCCCGGCTGGCCGAGTCCGGACTCATGACACCTGCCGGGGATTCCGCCATCGCCGAGGCACAGGCCGACGGGCGTTGGGAAGCCGCATGCCATTGAGCTGCCAAGGCTGAACTTCCGGCCGCACAACGTGAAGCGCGAGGAAACTCGAACCCGGAAGATCGCCGAATACCTCGACGCGCCGCACCACGGACGTGGCAGCTAAACCCGGCGGCTAGCCGTTTCCATAGCGCCGTACGAAGTTCGCCAGCACCAGGCCCGGGGCGTCCACCTCGGCGGCCAGCGCGCGCTCCCGCAATTCAAGGGCCCGCTCCGGCGGGAAGTAGCCGGCGTCCTTGTAGGTCATGATGCGGCCCGCCAGCCCCGCGGGATCCAGCTCAGGATGGAACTGCGTGGCGTAGAGGTTCTCCTTGATCCGGAACATCTGCACCGGGCATGGGGCCGATGAGGCAAGCAGCACGGCATGCGCGGGTAGCGTGCGCACTGCTTCCTTATGTCCTACGAAGGCATCGAAGGAGTCGGGAAGCCCCCGCAGCATCGGGTCCGCGCGACCGGCATCCGTCACCACGATGCGGGACGTGCCCACGGGTTCGCCGAAGTTCCGATCGATCACGGCGCCCTGGTGGCTGCCCAGCGTTCCCACGCCGTAGCAGGCTCCGAAGAAGGGAAAATCGAGCTCTACCAGTACGTCGAGCAGCCGGTGCAGGTCGGCCTCGCAGCGCACCTGCACTGAGGACTTCCGCTCCGGCGGATCTGAGGCGTTGAACGGGCTGCCACCCAGGATGATGCCCGAGTAGGTGCGGACCCAGTCCGCGTCGACCGGGCCCAGCGTCTCGGACTCGAGCGGGAACGTGTGCAGGTCGGTGGGGTCCAAGCCGGAGGCCTGCAGCACCCCGCGCACCTCGTCTTCGGCAGTGAAGGCGTCGGACCGGGTGGAAATCAGCAGGAACGGCTTCATGGCCCGATCGTACGTCATCCGGGCAGGGGTTCTGGTGTGCCGGCGCGCGGGGTGCCTAGAGTGGGAAGCACCAGAGACCGGCAAAACCCGTGGAGGACACCTGATGCAGTTGAACGATGGCGTAGCACTGATCGCCGGGGGCGCATCCGGGCTGGGCGCCGAAACAGCCCGGGCATTGCATGCGGACGGGGCATCGGTGGTGATCCTCGACCTGCCCGGCTCCGCCGGAGCCGAGCTGGCGGCCGAGCTGGGTGAACGTGCCCGCTTTGCCGCGGCAGATGTGGGAAACGAGGGGCAGGTGCGTGCCGCCATTGCCGTGGCCTCCGATCTGGGACCGCTGCGCGTGCTGGTGAACTGCGCCGGAGTCGGCACTCCGGGCAAGGTGCTGGGCCGCGGGGGAGTGCTGCCGCTGGCAGACTTCCAGCGTGTGGTGAACATCAACCTGATCGGTACCTTCAACATGCTCCGGCTCGCCGCCGAGGCCATGGCAGCCACCGAGCCGTGGATGGACCCGGCCACGGGCACCGCCGAGCGCGGCGTCATCATCAATACCGCTTCGGTTGCCGCCTTCGACGGGCAGATTGGCCAGGCCGCCTATGCCGCATCCAAGGGCGCCGTGGCGGCCATGACGCTGCCGGTGGCCCGCGAACTGGCCCGCCAGCTGATCCGTTGCGTGGCCATCGCCCCGGGGATCTTCGAGACCCCGATGCTCGCCGGGCTGCCCCAGGCGGCCCAGGATTCACTGGGCGCACAAGTACCGCACCCGGCACGGTTGGGTAAACCGGCCGAATACGCGGCGCTGGTGCGTCATATTGTTTCGAACCAGATGCTCAACGGGGAAACGATCAGGCTCGACGGGGCCATCCGCATGGGACCCAAGTAGGCGCTCTAGATGGGCTTCTTTTCCCCGGCGGTGACGGGAACGGGAATCAGGTTTCCCGCCAGTGGGGCAGGGCAGACGGCGAATTCGGAGAAGGCCATCGGGTAGTTCAAGGTGCGGTTGAAGTCCACCCGCACCGCTGCGTCCGGGCCCGGGGCGGGAGCGGGGAACGAGACGTGGCGCCATGCGGCCGTATCGGCGCCGTTCGTTGAATCGAAGAAGGCAACGCTCAGGGTTCCATTCCCGTCGTCGCGTGCCGCCAGCGACACGGTCCGTCCTGCGATGTCCAGCAGAACCTCGCCATCGAACGCGGCCTCGAGCCTGGTGTCGGGCCGGTAGGTGTCGATCGTGGCCACGCGGGGCGCTTCATGGGGCTGGTAGGTGCCGCTCACGATCCACGCCGGAGAGTAGTCGAAAACCGGGACTCCCGTGAAGGAGGTGCGAAACGGATGTTCCTTCGTGCGGGTGCGGATCATGTACCGGCCGCCGCGCATTCCGAGCTCGACCAGGGTGTCGCCGTGGCGCACCCAGTGGATGGATTCGTCCTCGCCCACGCATCGAGTCAGGATACCGTCGACCGGATCCCCGTCGGTATTGGTGATTCCCTCCTCGGCTCCAACTTCCAGTCTGGCTCCGTCGGCATCGGCACTCCACCGACCGGGAAGCATGTCAACGGCCCCTGGCTCGGCCGGCAGCCACTGGTACGAGGTCAGAGTGAGCCAGCCATGCGGAACGGCCAGACCCTCTTCGCGCATGCGCCGCCAGCGGGTGAAGGCATCGATTTCGTTCATGCTTTCCAGTGTGCCACTACGCTGGAAACCATGCCTTCATTCCGCTCACAATTGAACATCACCGCCCTGCGGCCCGGCCACGCGCCGGAGGCCGTGATGGCTGCGGCCGTCGCTGCGCTCGCCGAATCCCACCATGTGGAGGGTAACCAGCTGGACATCGTTGCCGGGGTTCCCAGGATTACCCTGCGCTACACCGTCGAGGAATCGGGCTGGGCACAGGAAAATGCCACGGCATGCGCTTCGGCGGCGTTGATGCGTGCAGCGGTCGAACGGGTTGCCATCAGCGAACGGCTCGTGGTGCTGCGCAGGATCCGTGGACGCTGGAGCCCGGTGAACCGTTAGAAGATGGTGCTTTGGCCGCGGGCGGCACGGTGTTCGGCATGGTTGATCTGGTAGCGCCGGTTTTCGGCTGCCACGAGAACCACGAAGGCGCCGAGGCAGGCAGCCAGAGCCACCCAGACCGATGGGAAAGGCCCGAGCAGGCGCTCCGTTACCACCCAGAACATGCACCAGCCGAAGCCGAGGGCAAGGACCACCCGGCCACGTTCTGTCATGGCCCAGGCGGCGGCCAGGCACACCACTGCCATTAGGGCCAAGACGGCAAAAAACTGCTGAACCGGGCCGCGTCCGCCGAACAGTCCGGCGATGCTCGCCGGCGTCAGTGCCAGCATCCAACCGAGGAACAAGGCCACCGGCGCATCGGTGAAGACCCGTTCCCAGGTACTTCGCGCTGTGAGCAGGTTGAGCTGACGCAGGGCATAGCAAATCGCCGTCGTGGTTCCCATGCAGAGGGCCAGCGCCGGCAGCTCGAGCCCGGCGTGGGTGCACCACAGCCAGCCGAAACCCAACAGGAGCGCCGCGGCTGCCGGATAGCCCACGGCCCGTTGCCGGAGTGCCGAACGCTGGGAGGGGAACCACTGGTAGATCGCAAAGGCGATGAATCCGCT
This genomic interval carries:
- a CDS encoding shikimate kinase, whose product is MMHEESTMPATAEQQPRPIVMVGNAASGKSAVGRATAGELKWPFVDSDQVIVARYGGITDIFATGGEAQFRRYEAEVIREIIAERVGPYVLSVGGGATMDPGTRELLAGLTVIWLDVDLATVLPRLTGRTDRPIMNGNVAETWTARDQERRPVFEQLADIRIDARGATAARAVAREIARRIPTRTA
- a CDS encoding glutamine amidotransferase; translation: MKPFLLISTRSDAFTAEDEVRGVLQASGLDPTDLHTFPLESETLGPVDADWVRTYSGIILGGSPFNASDPPERKSSVQVRCEADLHRLLDVLVELDFPFFGACYGVGTLGSHQGAVIDRNFGEPVGTSRIVVTDAGRADPMLRGLPDSFDAFVGHKEAVRTLPAHAVLLASSAPCPVQMFRIKENLYATQFHPELDPAGLAGRIMTYKDAGYFPPERALELRERALAAEVDAPGLVLANFVRRYGNG
- a CDS encoding SDR family NAD(P)-dependent oxidoreductase, with translation MQLNDGVALIAGGASGLGAETARALHADGASVVILDLPGSAGAELAAELGERARFAAADVGNEGQVRAAIAVASDLGPLRVLVNCAGVGTPGKVLGRGGVLPLADFQRVVNINLIGTFNMLRLAAEAMAATEPWMDPATGTAERGVIINTASVAAFDGQIGQAAYAASKGAVAAMTLPVARELARQLIRCVAIAPGIFETPMLAGLPQAAQDSLGAQVPHPARLGKPAEYAALVRHIVSNQMLNGETIRLDGAIRMGPK
- a CDS encoding ribbon-helix-helix domain-containing protein, whose translation is MMKEPDDPRAKVQFNIYLPADLVRRIKHAAIDEGSSLSAFVESALQNQLEEK
- a CDS encoding DUF1684 domain-containing protein; its protein translation is MNEIDAFTRWRRMREEGLAVPHGWLTLTSYQWLPAEPGAVDMLPGRWSADADGARLEVGAEEGITNTDGDPVDGILTRCVGEDESIHWVRHGDTLVELGMRGGRYMIRTRTKEHPFRTSFTGVPVFDYSPAWIVSGTYQPHEAPRVATIDTYRPDTRLEAAFDGEVLLDIAGRTVSLAARDDGNGTLSVAFFDSTNGADTAAWRHVSFPAPAPGPDAAVRVDFNRTLNYPMAFSEFAVCPAPLAGNLIPVPVTAGEKKPI
- a CDS encoding YdeI/OmpD-associated family protein, translated to MIHPPGIRLVLHKKGRNVMRLTAAQAWDEARCFGWIDGQRGARDGEAFKRRYTPRGAKSAWSVRNVEYFARLAESGLMTPAGDSAIAEAQADGRWEAACH
- a CDS encoding NADH:flavin oxidoreductase/NADH oxidase; its protein translation is MSKLFEPVSLWAPQGPGLHLRNRTVLAPMCQYSVNAKDGVPHAWHLAHLGARAGGGFGLVFTEATAVSPEGRISDQDTGIWNDAQAGAWVGIVDFLHSQGAAAGIQLAHAGGKASTYAWLPEQASSGHRGSITAEHGGWETLGPSETTIFGLDTPRAMSVGEIHASVRDWVDAAKRAEAAGFDIIQIHAAHGYLIHQFLSPLTNKRDDAYGGSYENRTRYAREVVAAVREAWPAHKPLGIRFSGDDWVDGGWRIEDTVRFATEIRDLGVSAFDLSSAGIGAYHGPSGPGFQVPLATAVRTALEGTGSFVTAVGAITEPAQAEQILVTHQADGVSIGRAELIQPNWPVVAAAALGVHRDELPRAAQYWRAAW
- a CDS encoding VOC family protein codes for the protein MLRVRPIHHTPHVEEWARLLTTLGLIELPASGGHGEFAAAGGKIRLLDSGMPWTELGFEIRDLDKFADWTRSDGTPVTITGDGSSRAGRITGPDGLSFLAEPVTPGDPSAGTEPGLIVLALWNTPDVSGASATLRNIGARPDTTSDAGTWEQFRAKNGGLVAAHAGSEPGAALSFEYAGAAQKLLDILHSRGIDATLVDEAHGRTVLVPDPDGTLLRISERLHGHTGHAE